One Astyanax mexicanus isolate ESR-SI-001 chromosome 3, AstMex3_surface, whole genome shotgun sequence genomic region harbors:
- the LOC111191516 gene encoding olfactory receptor 11A1-like produces the protein MCRFVWIHHIGSYVMKLLLMEYFNNVTYLFLEGHVELEKYRYLYFAVTLTAYLLIICCNSVVIFVIYSSKQLHEPMYIFIAALLFNSLIGTAALYPKLLVDFLSEIQVTSLSACLFQAYLIYSYAAAEFTLLSAMAYDRYVSICKPLQYASLIKMSTVRKILFCCWFVSFSGNGVGTVLTYQLQLCKQRMNRIYCNNYSIVKLSCGNVFVNNIYGLFVLFAMVFPSLIFISFSYFRILAVCLRNSTIIRRKAFQTCFPHLIIFIIFTVTMCFEIIGSRFEANLPQLFAMIMSVEFVVIPPLVNPIMYGLKLQEILNSIKRIICKKRTHISF, from the coding sequence ATGTGTAGATTTGTATGGATTCATCATATAGGTTCTTATGTTATGAAGTTATTGCTGATGGAGTATTTTAATAATGTCACGTATTTGTTTCTGGAGGGTCATGTAGAGCTGGAGAAGTACAGATATCTTTATTTTGCTGTTACTCTCACAGCCTATCTGTTGATTATTTGCTGTAATTCTGTCGTTATATTTGTGATATATTCCAGCAAACAGCTGCATGAGCCGATGTATATATTTATTGCTGCCTTGCTTTTTAATTCTCTTATTGGAACGGCTGCTCTTTATCCTAAACTGCTGGTTGATTTTCTGTCTGAAATTCAGGTTACTTCTCTCAGTGCCTGCTTATTTCAGGCCTATTTAATTTACAGCTATGCTGCTGCAGAGTTTACACTGTTATCAGCTATGGCCTATGATAGATACGTTTCTATATGTAAACCTTTACAATACGCTTCTCTTATAAAAATGTCTACAGTTAGAAAAATCTTATTCTGCTGCTGGTTTGTTTCTTTTTCTGGAAATGGTGTTGGAACAGTTTTAACATACCAGCTTCAGCTTTGTAAGCAGAGAATGAACAGAATCTACTGTAATAATTACTCTATTGTTAAGTTAAGCTGCGGAAATGTGTTTGTAAACAATATATACGGTTTATTTGTGTTATTCGCTATGGTGTTTCCATCACTGATCTTTATAAGCTTCTCCTATTTTAGAATTCTTGCAGTCTGTTTAAGAAATTCAACTATTATCAGAAGAAAAGCTTTTCAGACCTGCTTCCCTCATcttatcatcttcatcatcttcaccGTCACCATGTGCTTTGAAATTATCGGCAGCAGATTTGAAGCAAACTTACCTCAGCTCTTTGCTATGATTATGTCAGTTGAATTTGTAGTTATTCCTCCTTTAGTCAATCCTATAATGTACGGATTGAAACTGCAGGAGATTCTGAACAGCATCAAGAGAATAATCTGTAAAAAAAGGACGCATATTTCTTTCTGA